In one window of Fictibacillus phosphorivorans DNA:
- a CDS encoding DUF6985 domain-containing protein, whose amino-acid sequence MMTIINDELFGELEYKNNFWRGKTTIKMFDLEKEIILSVDADESANFSSVQKDAFSKFNQNMKKIIEDAEIQIYDYYNENYQEYREMLEYDPEIDKIAPEIDSISDLKKLVKPTELIVRRVRRSKGRRLGLLCNASWNIEDGLGIKIEDELVEEVGYQDNIL is encoded by the coding sequence ATGATGACAATAATTAATGATGAGTTATTTGGAGAACTTGAATATAAAAACAATTTTTGGAGAGGGAAAACCACTATTAAAATGTTCGATTTAGAAAAAGAAATCATTTTAAGTGTGGATGCAGATGAAAGTGCTAATTTTTCAAGTGTGCAGAAAGATGCATTCTCTAAATTTAATCAAAATATGAAGAAAATAATAGAAGACGCGGAAATTCAGATTTATGATTACTATAATGAGAATTATCAAGAATATAGAGAGATGTTAGAATATGATCCAGAAATAGATAAAATTGCTCCTGAAATTGATTCAATCTCAGATTTGAAAAAATTGGTAAAACCGACAGAATTAATTGTAAGGAGAGTAAGAAGAAGCAAAGGAAGAAGACTGGGGTTGTTATGCAATGCATCTTGGAATATAGAAGATGGATTGGGAATAAAAATTGAAGATGAATTAGTAGAAGAAGTAGGTTATCAAGATAATATATTATGA
- a CDS encoding SMI1/KNR4 family protein, protein MEIEKSSLILPLPSDELFKRKERNWRLKLPEDFKSFLQHNNGAKPMVGTFTCKENGHQYAIDRFLCLLKNPKDNEDHLGVYDLSVTLTLLEDRLTDNEDLIGAEILPIAVLFAGDFVCLDFREGNNPSVCVWSHEESGELEPVTYLTASSFGEFISLIS, encoded by the coding sequence ATGGAAATAGAGAAAAGCTCTCTTATACTCCCCTTACCTTCAGATGAGCTGTTTAAAAGAAAAGAAAGAAACTGGAGGCTAAAACTACCAGAGGATTTTAAAAGTTTTCTTCAGCATAATAATGGTGCGAAACCAATGGTAGGTACGTTTACTTGTAAAGAAAATGGTCATCAATATGCAATCGATCGATTTTTATGTTTATTAAAAAACCCAAAAGACAATGAAGATCATTTAGGGGTTTACGATTTAAGTGTTACTTTGACTCTATTGGAAGATAGACTAACAGACAACGAAGATTTAATTGGTGCGGAAATTTTGCCTATTGCAGTGTTATTTGCTGGTGACTTTGTATGTTTAGACTTTAGAGAGGGCAACAACCCTAGTGTTTGTGTCTGGAGCCATGAAGAATCAGGAGAATTAGAACCTGTTACGTACTTAACGGCAAGTAGTTTTGGAGAATTTATTAGCCTGATATCGTAA
- a CDS encoding SMI1/KNR4 family protein: MMDWKDRIAALILVKQELMRQDVERIWPHHFPEVGATEKSLQDLEEELGYKLDFTYRSFLQHANGWKGFYQTVDLFGTEQLKDSTKNVYAERLLKAIDDLVLKESCVIRSELLPIAATEYDKDLFVLCLPNSAKPGEILWFAGEEIDRFENFVEFFLAMTEYNREEILALRG; this comes from the coding sequence ATGATGGATTGGAAAGACAGGATAGCAGCTTTAATTTTAGTAAAACAAGAATTAATGAGACAAGACGTAGAGAGAATTTGGCCACATCATTTTCCTGAGGTAGGAGCTACTGAAAAAAGTCTCCAGGATCTTGAAGAAGAGTTGGGTTATAAATTGGACTTCACGTACCGAAGTTTTTTACAACATGCGAATGGCTGGAAAGGTTTTTATCAAACGGTGGACTTATTTGGTACTGAACAACTGAAAGATTCTACTAAAAACGTATATGCTGAAAGGTTATTAAAAGCTATTGATGATCTGGTATTAAAAGAAAGTTGTGTTATCAGAAGTGAACTATTGCCAATAGCTGCTACGGAATATGATAAGGATTTATTTGTTCTATGTTTACCAAATTCAGCTAAACCAGGAGAAATACTTTGGTTTGCTGGAGAAGAAATAGATAGGTTTGAGAATTTTGTTGAATTTTTCCTAGCAATGACTGAGTACAATAGAGAAGAAATTTTGGCTCTAAGGGGCTAG
- a CDS encoding MFS transporter — protein MNKRVYLLTIVSFVVGMVELIIGGILDLIADDLGVSLGKAGFLITIFSLVFAIAAPILLTMTAHIERKRLTIISLFVFLIGNALVIVSQTYSMLLIARILSAVSGSLLVVLCVTMASNIVEEKYRARAIGVVFMGISASLVLGIPVGLMLGNAFGWRAPFILITALTVLSILGVHFFMNTLAPKPAIPIKEQLRTLKNRRILFAQITSFLFLAGHLTLYGYLTPFLKMALGLNGTWVSIVYLIFGVAAVFGGGIGGMLADKFGTKPTIIGVIIVFAVSIFMIPYTTFAFPLFLVVMVIWSMLSWAITPAMQSYLIESSPETSDIQQSLNNSALHFGIAFGSMIGGIVIENASVENNATVGGLLIILALGTAVLSMTKKARRTEESAHTIS, from the coding sequence ATGAACAAACGTGTTTATTTATTAACGATCGTCTCGTTTGTGGTTGGGATGGTCGAGTTAATAATCGGCGGCATTCTAGACCTGATTGCTGATGATCTTGGCGTTAGCCTCGGCAAGGCTGGCTTTCTCATCACGATCTTCTCACTCGTGTTCGCCATCGCGGCACCTATTCTGCTTACGATGACTGCTCATATCGAGAGAAAACGACTAACCATTATCTCATTATTTGTTTTCCTAATAGGAAACGCACTCGTGATCGTAAGTCAGACGTATTCTATGCTGCTCATCGCACGAATCCTATCCGCGGTCAGTGGTTCGTTGCTCGTTGTACTCTGTGTGACGATGGCGTCTAACATCGTGGAAGAAAAATACCGAGCTCGCGCGATTGGCGTGGTGTTCATGGGAATCAGTGCTTCGCTTGTACTCGGCATACCGGTCGGCTTAATGCTCGGAAATGCTTTCGGATGGCGCGCACCATTCATCCTGATTACAGCACTTACCGTTTTATCCATACTCGGTGTGCATTTCTTCATGAATACGTTGGCTCCAAAACCAGCTATTCCGATCAAAGAACAGCTGCGCACATTAAAAAATCGTCGTATCTTGTTTGCGCAGATTACGTCGTTCCTGTTCTTAGCTGGTCATCTAACGTTATACGGATACCTGACTCCGTTTTTAAAAATGGCACTTGGACTTAACGGAACATGGGTGAGCATCGTATACTTAATATTCGGTGTTGCCGCCGTCTTTGGCGGTGGAATCGGTGGTATGCTTGCTGATAAGTTCGGTACAAAACCTACGATTATTGGTGTTATTATTGTTTTCGCGGTCTCAATCTTTATGATTCCTTATACAACGTTTGCTTTTCCGCTATTTTTAGTAGTCATGGTGATCTGGAGCATGCTCAGTTGGGCGATCACGCCGGCGATGCAGAGCTATCTGATCGAGTCATCACCTGAAACATCCGATATTCAGCAGAGTCTGAACAACTCAGCGCTTCATTTCGGGATCGCGTTCGGGTCCATGATCGGTGGAATCGTGATTGAGAACGCATCTGTCGAGAACAACGCAACGGTCGGTGGACTGCTGATCATCTTAGCACTTGGTACCGCTGTGCTTTCCATGACAAAAAAAGCACGCCGCACTGAAGAATCTGCACATACTATTAGCTAG
- a CDS encoding SMI1/KNR4 family protein: protein MILIECNNEKISRDTINQFENENKVKLTVKYKQFLLEWNGGYPSASTFKISDKKGYSVINVFNGIGDMYDNLEKVINIYEYRLPNGFIPIADDSAGNVICLGTNESYYENIYFWDHEQESENPDDMSNMYFLANDINQFLSMLHASLEE from the coding sequence ATGATATTGATAGAATGTAATAACGAAAAAATTTCAAGAGATACCATTAATCAATTTGAAAACGAAAATAAAGTAAAGTTAACCGTAAAATACAAACAATTCTTACTTGAGTGGAATGGTGGTTATCCTTCCGCTAGTACATTTAAAATTTCAGATAAAAAAGGGTATAGTGTTATAAATGTATTTAATGGCATCGGAGATATGTACGATAATTTAGAGAAGGTCATCAATATATATGAGTATAGACTTCCGAATGGGTTCATTCCTATTGCAGACGATTCTGCAGGTAACGTGATTTGTTTAGGAACGAATGAATCCTATTATGAAAATATTTATTTTTGGGATCATGAACAAGAATCAGAGAATCCGGATGACATGAGTAATATGTACTTTCTTGCCAATGATATTAACCAATTTTTAAGCATGTTACATGCCAGTTTGGAAGAGTAA
- a CDS encoding immunity protein YezG family protein: MKEFEDRFSELQADMISICMEYINDRADKIYVYASCEGNIISSKFFYLINNKYVKCNKVNDALEDGDEEYDVSPNRMLSVLNIINEDIEKIETLCKEYNKEMPTEMKLIYNVQRGNFKAEYNYDLVYTNDDIKTANHIADEWFEEVKNNNL; encoded by the coding sequence ATGAAAGAATTTGAAGATAGATTTAGTGAGCTACAAGCGGATATGATATCTATTTGTATGGAATATATAAATGATAGAGCGGATAAAATATATGTTTACGCATCGTGTGAAGGAAATATTATTTCGAGTAAGTTCTTTTATTTAATTAATAACAAGTACGTAAAGTGTAATAAAGTGAATGATGCTTTGGAGGATGGAGACGAAGAATATGATGTTTCTCCAAATAGAATGCTTTCGGTACTAAATATAATTAATGAGGATATTGAAAAAATAGAAACTTTATGCAAAGAATACAACAAAGAAATGCCAACAGAAATGAAATTAATTTATAATGTACAGAGAGGAAACTTTAAAGCAGAGTACAATTATGATTTAGTATATACGAATGATGATATAAAAACAGCTAATCATATAGCTGATGAATGGTTTGAAGAAGTTAAAAATAATAATCTCTAG
- a CDS encoding immunity protein YezG family protein: MKEFEDKFSALQADMVSICLEYVEDRADQIYIYASCEETVISSKFFYLINDQYVKPHKLNDVLIDNDKEYDVSAKRQFMVLDILSEDIESIKNTCKEYERDMPTEMKIKYDVKSGEFTAEYKYELVYLNDENKTASDIADKWFKELSNSSRV; the protein is encoded by the coding sequence ATGAAAGAATTTGAAGATAAGTTTAGTGCACTGCAAGCAGATATGGTCTCTATATGTCTGGAATATGTAGAGGATAGGGCTGATCAAATATACATCTATGCTTCATGTGAAGAAACTGTAATTTCGAGTAAATTCTTTTATTTAATTAATGATCAATATGTAAAACCTCATAAATTAAATGACGTATTAATCGATAACGACAAAGAATATGACGTTTCTGCTAAACGACAGTTTATGGTATTAGATATTTTAAGCGAAGATATTGAGAGTATTAAAAATACTTGTAAAGAATATGAGAGAGATATGCCAACTGAAATGAAGATTAAATATGATGTGAAAAGTGGCGAATTTACTGCTGAATACAAGTATGAGTTAGTATATTTGAATGATGAGAATAAAACTGCAAGTGATATAGCGGATAAATGGTTTAAAGAATTATCTAATAGTAGTAGAGTATGA
- a CDS encoding DUF4176 domain-containing protein: MSTEINSLKLDKGSELLPIGTIVLLDKVDQPLMIYGRLQQQMDLEKTWDYVSCPYPQGNVSDETNVFFNHDQINEIVFKGLETEGEKLLKEKLKLIKSGL; this comes from the coding sequence GTGTCAACTGAAATTAACTCACTCAAATTGGATAAAGGATCAGAACTGCTTCCTATCGGTACGATTGTATTGTTAGATAAGGTGGATCAACCTTTAATGATTTATGGAAGATTGCAGCAACAAATGGACCTTGAAAAAACGTGGGATTACGTGTCATGTCCATATCCTCAAGGAAATGTATCAGATGAAACCAATGTCTTCTTTAACCATGATCAAATAAACGAAATTGTATTTAAAGGGCTAGAAACAGAAGGCGAAAAATTGTTGAAAGAGAAATTAAAACTCATCAAGTCAGGATTGTAA
- a CDS encoding T6SS immunity protein Tdi1 domain-containing protein, translating into MDIFKDFKKVCEVEEYTINKYKDMLPKELIATWKTYGYGTIMNGYLKIINPDEYKSIVNDSYLRSEGTTPIFTTAMGDVILFEKDENQESYIVIINYRKGNTKVVASKYSLFLRFLEEEVFKQKALDWSPYPEAMEKYQEPEFEECFGYTPLLGVGVEERVDHLKKVNLKEQILIITEFMGPVE; encoded by the coding sequence ATGGATATATTCAAAGATTTCAAAAAAGTATGTGAAGTTGAGGAGTATACTATTAACAAATACAAAGACATGCTTCCAAAAGAATTAATTGCCACATGGAAAACATACGGCTATGGGACCATTATGAATGGGTATTTAAAAATTATTAACCCAGATGAATATAAATCTATAGTGAATGATTCTTATTTAAGAAGTGAAGGGACAACCCCAATTTTCACTACAGCCATGGGTGATGTTATACTTTTTGAAAAAGATGAAAATCAAGAGTCCTATATAGTAATAATTAATTATCGAAAAGGTAATACAAAAGTGGTTGCTTCAAAATACTCATTGTTTCTGAGATTTTTAGAGGAAGAGGTATTTAAACAAAAGGCATTAGATTGGTCTCCTTATCCTGAAGCAATGGAAAAATATCAAGAACCAGAATTTGAAGAGTGCTTTGGATACACACCCTTACTAGGTGTAGGTGTGGAAGAAAGAGTAGATCATTTGAAAAAGGTTAATTTAAAGGAACAGATTCTTATTATTACTGAATTTATGGGACCTGTGGAGTAA
- a CDS encoding DUF600 domain-containing protein, translating into MEKVFEDYISELQADMVAICLEYVEHKADDIFIYCSYEPNMYVFDVFYRINGKLVHKNQVNHAVEQHIYDVSSDRHKAVLKIGNENLKSIHNKCEDFNREMPTEIKMHYDVKENSLKAHYKYELVYSHDNELLPDDIFDSWFDDVKNRN; encoded by the coding sequence GTGGAAAAGGTATTTGAAGATTATATCTCAGAGTTGCAAGCAGATATGGTAGCGATCTGTTTAGAATATGTAGAGCATAAAGCAGATGATATATTTATCTATTGTTCTTATGAACCAAACATGTATGTATTTGATGTTTTCTACAGAATAAATGGAAAGTTAGTCCACAAAAATCAAGTTAATCATGCTGTTGAGCAACACATTTATGATGTTTCATCAGATAGACATAAGGCAGTATTAAAAATAGGGAATGAAAATCTAAAGTCTATTCATAATAAATGTGAGGACTTTAATAGAGAAATGCCCACTGAAATCAAAATGCATTACGATGTTAAAGAAAATAGTTTAAAAGCACATTATAAATACGAATTAGTTTACTCACATGATAATGAACTCCTTCCTGACGACATTTTTGATTCATGGTTTGATGATGTGAAGAATAGAAATTAG
- the deoD gene encoding purine-nucleoside phosphorylase: MSIHIGAKQGEIAESILLPGDPLRAKYIAETFLEDVTCYNEVRGMLGFTGTYKGKRVSVQGTGMGIPSIGIYTNELIREYGVKNLIRVGTCGAIQQDVKVRDVILAMTASTDSRMNHLTFPNIDFAPCANFDLLRKAYEAGTAKGLKIKAGNVLTADLFYRDSMDIVKKLADNGVLAVEMETTALYTIAAKYGVNALSILTVSDHIFTGEETTSEERQTTFNDMIEMALEVVSTQE, from the coding sequence ATGAGTATTCATATCGGCGCTAAACAAGGTGAAATCGCAGAAAGCATCCTATTACCAGGGGATCCGCTTCGTGCAAAATATATTGCAGAAACATTTTTGGAAGACGTAACATGCTACAACGAAGTTCGCGGTATGCTTGGATTCACAGGAACATACAAAGGAAAACGCGTATCTGTTCAAGGGACAGGCATGGGGATTCCTTCAATCGGGATCTACACGAACGAGTTAATTCGTGAATATGGCGTAAAAAACTTAATCCGCGTTGGTACATGTGGTGCGATCCAACAAGACGTAAAAGTGCGTGACGTAATCCTTGCGATGACAGCATCTACAGATTCTCGCATGAACCACTTGACGTTCCCTAACATCGACTTCGCACCTTGCGCAAACTTCGATCTTTTAAGAAAAGCGTATGAAGCTGGAACAGCAAAAGGCTTGAAGATTAAAGCTGGTAACGTGTTAACAGCTGACTTGTTCTACCGTGACAGCATGGATATCGTGAAAAAGCTTGCGGATAACGGTGTGTTAGCGGTTGAAATGGAAACAACAGCTCTTTACACGATCGCAGCGAAATACGGTGTGAACGCGTTGTCTATCTTAACTGTAAGTGACCACATCTTCACAGGTGAAGAAACAACATCTGAAGAGCGCCAAACAACGTTCAACGATATGATTGAGATGGCTTTGGAAGTTGTGAGTACTCAAGAATAA
- a CDS encoding immunity protein YezG family protein yields METKIMEQTYQQIANTLLNIIQEEWKQVLLYAEIREGYKKVYFYYYPESGGSPVYSLDIVELFKMVEDEYDGLENELYQNVTRLNEEFLEQGQKRWTNLTFILENTGKMNINYGYDDISQLSPVEKQEQWEAKYLKHDTGF; encoded by the coding sequence ATGGAAACCAAAATAATGGAACAGACGTATCAACAAATCGCTAATACATTACTCAATATAATACAAGAGGAATGGAAACAAGTTTTATTATACGCTGAGATTAGAGAGGGGTATAAAAAAGTTTATTTTTATTATTACCCTGAATCTGGTGGGAGTCCCGTATATAGTCTTGATATAGTTGAGCTTTTTAAAATGGTTGAGGATGAATATGATGGGCTTGAAAACGAATTGTATCAAAATGTTACAAGATTAAATGAAGAGTTCTTAGAGCAAGGACAAAAGAGATGGACTAATCTAACCTTCATTTTAGAAAACACAGGTAAAATGAATATTAATTATGGTTATGATGATATATCTCAATTGAGTCCAGTTGAAAAACAAGAACAATGGGAAGCAAAATATCTAAAACATGACACTGGGTTTTAG
- a CDS encoding T7SS effector LXG polymorphic toxin: MGSKVYEASTLKAATSERAHLYEQLREQFETLKKEFSKIVENHDFKGHGADAIKGFYQGQMDVIDAWIRLIDTNVGFFKGIPGDTEDVDLSGDTFVQVPFLEENVERAGKQAKDMVADQQEALQHIFNRVNDLVSLSVFSRDAFEDQMDKAEKKRSDTVEKVNEFDQRLSEEYSISQNQEQHIYGLFAQLMEATRQGETISPLNFNTEAYHNSEVYKAIGQAKKDTSDYLTFKNQQKEDRRIAKEIEEMENRPFYEKAWDTVCTFTGEVTGYYDTQRAATGVDPVTGRKLSDAERVTSGAMAAAGFVPFVGWAGRIGKGGSAIYKTVKGANAANHMLDAHRTAQGLKNLQKAEYGIYGLVSANGFGEYFTGKDMFGNELTEQQRNQSLFNAFAIVGVSGAGYGLSKVDMGKFVQTKFPYSTQYARQKLLQAEEMAKTIKHNVGNTHIPVRFKVHALVSPTGHVIRTISTETKTVKELMQQASVTRGTGNNSLNTGSSSGAAKTLVGSGEQFTNGRKNRLNPNIRYKTGEYDYFYETDEIGRLVKFETENLQLTKRTERLSHSKNTLGKVKGQDHAGHLAGDRFGGSPKIDNLVSQLSDVNLKEYKKIEEEWAAALKEIPPKKVIVNLDIIYSGSETRPDKFIVTYFIDGEPASKIIRN; this comes from the coding sequence ATGGGAAGCAAAGTGTATGAAGCCTCAACCTTAAAAGCTGCAACCAGTGAACGAGCCCACCTTTATGAGCAATTAAGAGAACAATTTGAGACTTTAAAAAAAGAGTTTAGTAAAATAGTAGAGAACCATGACTTTAAGGGGCATGGAGCAGATGCGATCAAAGGATTCTACCAGGGGCAGATGGATGTTATCGATGCATGGATTCGGTTGATCGATACGAATGTTGGCTTTTTTAAAGGAATTCCGGGAGATACGGAGGACGTGGACCTTTCTGGAGATACGTTCGTACAGGTGCCTTTTTTAGAAGAGAATGTGGAGCGAGCGGGAAAACAGGCGAAGGATATGGTCGCTGATCAACAAGAAGCGCTGCAGCATATTTTTAATAGAGTCAATGACCTTGTCTCTTTATCGGTATTTTCTAGAGATGCATTTGAAGATCAGATGGATAAAGCAGAGAAAAAACGATCTGATACGGTCGAGAAAGTAAACGAGTTCGACCAACGCTTATCAGAAGAGTACAGCATTTCTCAAAACCAAGAACAGCATATTTACGGGCTGTTCGCACAGCTGATGGAAGCGACAAGGCAAGGGGAGACCATTTCTCCGCTGAACTTTAACACGGAAGCTTACCACAATAGCGAAGTCTACAAAGCAATCGGACAAGCGAAAAAGGATACCTCTGACTATCTTACGTTTAAAAACCAGCAAAAAGAGGATCGAAGGATCGCAAAAGAAATAGAAGAAATGGAAAACAGACCATTTTACGAGAAGGCGTGGGACACTGTCTGTACGTTTACAGGTGAAGTAACCGGATATTACGACACACAGCGAGCTGCGACGGGCGTTGATCCTGTCACAGGACGCAAACTGAGTGATGCAGAACGCGTGACATCTGGCGCGATGGCAGCAGCAGGTTTCGTTCCGTTCGTCGGTTGGGCTGGGCGAATCGGTAAAGGTGGATCGGCCATCTACAAAACGGTAAAAGGAGCAAACGCTGCGAATCATATGCTGGATGCCCACCGAACGGCGCAAGGACTTAAGAATCTCCAAAAAGCCGAATATGGCATATATGGACTTGTGTCAGCGAACGGTTTTGGGGAGTACTTCACTGGGAAAGACATGTTTGGCAATGAATTAACGGAACAACAGCGTAACCAGAGTCTGTTTAATGCGTTTGCGATCGTTGGAGTAAGCGGTGCAGGGTATGGTTTGAGTAAAGTAGATATGGGGAAATTTGTTCAAACGAAATTCCCTTACAGCACTCAATATGCTAGACAGAAGCTTTTGCAGGCTGAAGAAATGGCTAAGACCATAAAGCATAACGTAGGCAACACACACATTCCAGTAAGATTTAAAGTTCACGCATTGGTATCACCGACCGGTCATGTGATTAGGACAATTAGTACGGAGACGAAGACTGTTAAGGAATTGATGCAGCAGGCTTCGGTTACTAGAGGGACGGGTAATAATAGTTTAAATACTGGATCATCAAGTGGCGCCGCTAAAACATTAGTTGGGTCAGGAGAACAGTTTACAAACGGAAGAAAAAATAGATTGAATCCTAATATTAGATATAAGACTGGAGAATATGATTATTTTTATGAAACAGATGAAATAGGAAGACTTGTAAAATTTGAAACTGAAAATCTACAATTAACAAAACGTACTGAAAGATTATCTCACAGCAAAAACACATTAGGAAAAGTTAAAGGTCAGGATCATGCCGGGCATTTGGCAGGCGATAGATTTGGTGGTTCACCTAAAATTGATAATTTAGTATCACAATTATCTGATGTAAATTTAAAAGAATATAAGAAGATAGAAGAAGAATGGGCTGCGGCATTAAAAGAAATACCGCCAAAGAAAGTAATTGTTAATTTAGATATAATTTATTCTGGAAGTGAAACGCGTCCTGACAAATTTATTGTTACTTACTTTATTGATGGTGAGCCAGCTTCAAAAATTATTAGAAACTAA
- a CDS encoding YrhA family protein yields MSHWKDLLLEIKKIEEKYESSLRNPACDSEIMKMKNNVEQNLISVALPSSYIKFLQTTNGLDFNGLVIYGVDQVFLEKKKAIDFQGFIETNNLWHENDWQKQYIFYGDSNTAWYGYDQVENKYVELDKPSGTLIQSFESFDSMLSCAFETIL; encoded by the coding sequence TTGTCACATTGGAAGGATCTATTACTAGAGATTAAAAAAATTGAAGAAAAATACGAAAGTTCACTCAGAAATCCAGCTTGTGATAGTGAAATTATGAAAATGAAGAACAATGTTGAACAAAATTTAATAAGTGTAGCATTACCTAGTTCATATATAAAGTTTTTACAGACAACAAATGGATTAGACTTTAACGGATTGGTCATCTACGGTGTTGATCAAGTTTTTCTTGAAAAGAAGAAAGCTATAGACTTTCAAGGTTTTATTGAAACAAACAATTTATGGCATGAGAATGATTGGCAGAAGCAATATATCTTTTATGGGGATTCTAATACAGCGTGGTATGGTTACGATCAAGTAGAGAATAAGTATGTAGAACTTGATAAACCATCAGGAACATTAATTCAGTCATTTGAAAGTTTTGATTCCATGTTAAGCTGCGCGTTTGAAACTATTCTTTAA
- a CDS encoding TrmB family transcriptional regulator, producing MLQKFGFSQYESQVFEVLASSEEPMDATNIVKYSGVPKSKIYEVLSRMIEKGMVLDSVSEKKKLYTALPLSIVIEKLTTEFQENVEQLKNNTSKRKFYDEHVWSLKVDSSIRAQTKQLLQTADKSIRVSGWQDDIQEILIILQEKEKQGVDVEVLVVGELESTLSHVHTLIPAQEHHSLERFRLVVVDETEVIFAGMESQSWQALKTKSRPFIKVFIEFFYHDVALAKITEKHSELMMNDEEIKSVLMKLRY from the coding sequence ATGCTACAAAAATTCGGTTTTTCACAATACGAAAGTCAGGTGTTCGAGGTTCTTGCTTCAAGCGAGGAACCGATGGACGCGACGAATATCGTTAAATACTCGGGTGTTCCGAAATCCAAGATATATGAAGTGCTATCGCGCATGATCGAAAAAGGCATGGTGCTGGATTCGGTGTCAGAAAAAAAGAAGCTTTATACCGCGCTACCCCTATCAATCGTGATTGAGAAGCTGACGACAGAATTTCAAGAAAACGTAGAGCAGCTCAAAAATAATACATCAAAGCGAAAGTTTTACGATGAACACGTTTGGAGTCTGAAGGTAGATTCGTCGATTCGTGCACAGACGAAGCAGCTTCTTCAAACAGCGGATAAATCCATTCGCGTTTCTGGCTGGCAGGATGATATTCAAGAAATCCTAATAATTTTGCAAGAAAAGGAAAAGCAGGGAGTGGATGTGGAAGTGCTTGTTGTTGGTGAGTTGGAGTCCACACTTTCTCATGTGCACACGTTGATTCCTGCGCAAGAGCATCACTCCCTAGAGCGCTTTCGCCTTGTAGTCGTTGATGAGACGGAAGTCATCTTCGCAGGGATGGAGAGTCAGAGTTGGCAAGCATTGAAGACCAAATCTCGTCCATTCATCAAGGTTTTCATCGAATTCTTTTATCATGATGTGGCGTTAGCTAAGATTACAGAGAAACATTCAGAACTAATGATGAATGATGAAGAGATTAAGAGCGTATTGATGAAGTTAAGATACTAA